Within Alcaligenes sp. SDU_A2, the genomic segment AAAGAACAGCGAAATCGCCCAGACGCACAGCCCCACGCACAGGCCGCGCGCGATGGCGGCCAGCAGATAGGCCGAAAAAATTTCGCGGTGCGAGAGCGGCGGCAGCAGGATGAACACCAGATTGCCGGTGATGCGGCTCTGGATCAGCGAGGAAGAGGGGTTGGCAAAGGCATTTTGCAACATGCTCATCATCATCAGGCCGGGTATCAGGAAGGCCGTATAGGGCACGGAATCGTATACCGTGACGCGGCCTTCGAGCACATGGGCAAAGATCAGCAGGTACATCAGCGCCGTCAGCACCGGCGCGGCAATGGTCTGGAAGGCGACTTTCCAAAAGCGCAGCAGCTCTTTGCGCAGCAATGTGGGAAAGCCCGAGCCCATCGCCGGCTGTGCGGGCGGGGTGATGGTGCCGGGGCGCGGCGCGGCGGCATCGGTGTGTTGGGGCACGCCCCAGTGCTTGGGGGAGGCGGGCTGGTTCATAGGGCCACTCCCATTTTTCCTTCGTTGTGCATGATGCGCACGAATGCGTCCTCCAGGTCGGTGCCGCCGGCACGCTCCATAATGGCCTGGGTGGTGTCCAGGGCAACGATGTGGCCGCTTTTGAGCATGGCCAGACGCCCGCACAGGGCTTCGGCTTCTTCCAGGTAGTGCGTGGTCAGCAAAATGGTGTGGCCTTGCTGATTCAGGCGGATGATGAATTCCCACAGCGTGCGGCGCAGGTCCACGTCCACGCCGGCGGTCGGTTCGTCCAGGATGATGACGGGCGGGCGGTGTACCAACGCCTGGGCAACCAGCACGCGGCGTTTCATGCCACCGGACAGCGCGCGCATATTGGCGTCGGCTTTGTCGGTCAGGGCCAGGTTGGCCAGGATTTCGTCGATCCAGTCGTCGTTTTTTTTCAGGCCGAAGTAGCCCGATTGCAGACGCAATGTCTCGCGCACGGTGAAAAACGGATCGTAGACGATTTCTTGGGGGACCACGCCCAGCGAACGGCGCGCCTGCTGATACTGGGTGCGCACATCGTAGCCACAGACGCTGACCTGGCCGCTGCTCGGTTGGGTCAGACCGGCCAGCATGGAAATCAGGGTGGTCTTGCCGGCACCGTTGGGGCCGAGCAGGCCGAAAAACTCGCCTTGCTCTATCGTCAGGCTGACCTGATCGACGGCCAGAAAGCCGGTGTCGGGATTGGGAGAGGAAAACAGGCTTTTCAAGCCCCGGGGCCGGGACGCAAAGCGTTTGCTGACGTTATCGAGTTTAAGGGCGGACATGGCGTTTACGGTTGGCCTGACGCAAGTATGCAAAGCGCCGCCCAGGTGTTCCTGTGGCAAAAGCCGGGCTGGCGCAGATACGCCTGCCCGGTGGCGGCGGTGGTCAGGCTGTTTATTATAGGGTACGACTCTGGTCTGATTATAGGCTCATGACCAGAGTGTGCCTGTGGCAGCCGCCTGCCGTGCCGTCTGTTACTGGTTTTGCTTGTTCAGCGCCTGGATCAGGCCATCGATGCCGGTCTGCTCGATTTGCTGAGAGAACTGGTTGCGGTAGTTCTGGATCAGCCAGATGCCTTCCACATTCAGGTCGTAGATTTTCCAGCCGTCGGATGTTTTTTCCAGGCGGTAGTCCACGCCGACGGGCGCGCCGTTGGCCTGGGTCAGCGAGGAGCGCACGACCACGTCGTCGGCATTGGCATCGCCACGGAAAGGCAGCATGTTCAGCAGGGTCTTGTCGTCCACGCGGGACAGTGCGCCGCTGTATGTGCGCACTAGCGTGCCCTTGAAGGCGTCGGTCAGTTGCTGGCGCTGTTCTGGGCTTGCCTGGCGCCAGTAGCGGCCGGCAGCCAGGCGCGTGGTTTTTTCCAGATTGACGTAAGGCAGAATGTATTGGTCGACGGCATGCATGATGGCGCTGCGATCGCCGTTGCGAATGGCATTGCTGTCCTTGACGACTTGCAGGGCTTTGTCGCCCACTGCTTGCACAAAGGCGTTGGGAGCGGCTTTGGGGTCCACGGACTGGGCCTGGGCGACGGTATGCAGGCACAGTGCCAGAACGGCGCATACGGCCAGAAGCCAGGTGAACATGCGGGACTGCAAAGCAGTCCCGCCAGCGGCGGGACGTAGGTTCATGCAAAAAACTCCAGATTCAGGAAAAAGGGTCGGACCGTGTGTTATTCGTCGGCATCCGAGTAATCGGGCAGCGTCTGTTCGGCGCTGTCGCCGGCGCGACGCGACTGGACCATGCTGTTGCGACGTTGCAGGTAAGCGTCGCGGATGAAGCTGTAGCGGTCAAGGGCGATGTCGTTAACAAGTTTTTCTGCGTCCAGCAGTCCGGCGCGCGCGTCCACGGCCCACAAGCCCATGAGGCTGTTGCGCACAGGAACGTCGCGGATGGCCATGATGGGGCCGGTGGACGAGAAGCCTTCAAAGAAGCTGGTGCCGCGCGCGGCGGCATCGCGAACCGTGCTGGGGCCAAGGAAAGGCACGACGATGTATGGTCCGGGCTTGATGCCCCATACACCCAGGGTGACGCCGAAATCGTTTTCGATGCGGCGCGAACCGTTCATGGACGCGACGTCGATACAGCCTCCCAGCCCCATGGTGGAGTTGAACAGCACACGGCCCAGCGTGTTGAAGAAGTCGATGTGCTCGCCCTGCAAAAAGCTATTCACTGCGGACCAGGCATCGGCCATATTGTTGAAAATATTGCTGACGCAGGTGCGCACAGGTTTAGGCGTAAGAGCCGTATAGCCTTCGGCGATGGGCTTGATGAGCGCGCCGTCCACATTGTCGTTAAAGGTCTGGATGCCGCGGTTCATGCCTTCCCAAGGATCGTTGGGGTTGGGGTGGGGCACGCTGGCGCAACCCACGGCCAGCACAGCTGTCGTGCTGATCAGGCCCAGGCGGGCAGCGCGGGGCAGCGCGAAGGAGCGGCGATTTGCAGTTGTAGTCATGATGTTAAGTCTTGTATTGAGCGGCGGGCGGCGCTTCAGTTCTTTGAGTCTTGGCCGCCTTCTTTGGCGGCGGAGCTGTAGAGGAACTTGCTGATCAGCTCTTCCAACACCACGGCACTTTGCGTATAGGCAATAGTACCGCCGTTTTGAAGGTCTTTGTCGTCGCCGCCGGCCGTCAGCCCAATGTACTGTTCGCCCAGCAGGCCGGAGGTCAGGATCGAGGCCGATGTGTCGGCCGGGAATTTGTACTGATCGTTCATGTCCAGGGTGACGACGGCTTTGAAGTCCATATTGTCAAAGCTGATGGCACCGACACGTCCCACCACGACGCCGCTGGCCTTGATGGGCGCGCGCGGCTTCAGGCCGCCTATATTGTCGAATTTGGCCGAGACCTGGTAGGTCTGCTGGGTCAGCGAAAACGTGCTGAGGTTGCCGGCGCGCAGGGCCAGGAATGCCAGTGCGGCCAGGCCCAGAAAGACGAACAGGCCAACCCAGAAATCGGTTTTCTCGCGATTCATAACTGAGCGTTTCCTAAATAATTAACTGAACATAAGGGCGGTTAGCAGGAAGTCCGTGCCCAGCACCGCCAGCGCGCCGCTGACGACCGTGCGGGTGGTGGCGCGCGAGACGCCTTCGGGGGTGGGCTTGGCGTTCCAGCCCATATACAGTGCAATCAGGGTCACGATAATGCCAAAGACCACGCTTTTGATGAAGCCGTTGAGCACATCGTCGATGACATCCACGCCGTTTTGCATCTGGGACCAGAACGAGCCGGCATCAATGCCTATCATGAGTACACCGACGACGTAGCCGCCCAGAATGCCCACCATGGAGAAAACGGCGGCCAGAATAGGCATGGCAATAATGCCGCCCCACAGGCGCGGCACCAGTAGGCGGCGCAGCGGGTCCACGGCCATGACTTCCATGGCGGCGATCTGTTCGCCGGCTTTCATCAGGCCGATCTCGGCGGTCAGCGAGGTGCCGGCGCGGCCCGCAAACAGCAAGGCGGTGACCACCGGCCCCAGTTCGCGCACCAGCGACAGGGCCACCAGCAGGCCAAGCGCTTCTTCGGAACCATAGCGGTTCAGGGTGTAGTAGCCCTGCAGGCCCAATACGAAGCCGACGAACAGGCCGGATACGGCGATGATCAGCAGCGAATAGTTGCCAATGAAATGAATTTGTTGCGAAACCAGGCGTGGCCGCTGCCAGAGCAGCGAGGAGCGCGCCAGCAGGTTGACCAGCAAGCGGCTGAAGGCACCCAAGCCGAAGATGCTGTCGCGTATGGCTGCCCCCATGGAGGCGATGGGACGGGTGAGCAGATTCATGAGTGCGTCGTCCGGTTTTTGAGCCAGGCTTCGAAGGCCGGGGTGACGGGGTAGTTGAAGGCGATAGGGCCGTCCGGTTCGCCGTGCAGAAACTGCCGCACATACGGATCGGCGGATTCGCGCAGTTGGGCGGGTGCGCCCTGGGCGATAAGCCGCCCCTGGCCCACGATATAGACCTGGTCGGAGATGGAGAAGGACTCGGGTACATCGTGGGTGATCAGCACCGACGCGCAGTTCAGGCGGTCCGTCAGGTTGCGGATCAACTGCGCGGTAATACCCATGGAAATCGGGTCTAGCCCGGCGAAGGGCTCGTCGTACAGAATCAGTTCGGGTTCCAGCACAATGGCGCGCGCCAGGGCCACGCGGCGCGCCATGCCCCCGGATATTTCGCTGATGCCCAGGTGGGCAGCGGCGCGCAGGCCCACGGCATTTAATTTATCTAGAACGCGTTCTTGTATCTGTGCTTCGGAAATGCGGGTGAGTTCGCGCAAGGGAAAAGCGACGTTCTCGAATACGTTCAGGTCGGTAAATAAGGCACCTTGCTGGAACAGCACGCCCATGCGCTGGCGGGTGCGACGTAATTGTTCGCCGCCCAGTTGGGCCATATCCTGGCCAAATGCCATGACCACGCCTTTCTGGGCTGTGATCTGGCCGGTTGCGGCGCGCAGCAGTGTTGTTTTTCCGGAACCCGAGCCGCCCATCATGGCAACGACCTGCCCTTTGTGCACCGACATGGAGATGTCCGACAGCACAGTAAAGGACCCGTAGCCCAGCGAGGCGCAGTCCAGTTTTAGTACGGCTTGGTCAGTATTTTCGGCCATTGGGCGGGCAAGGTCGGGGAAATGGACCTGCCATTGTACCGTCTGCTGTCTGTTCAGCTCAATGTAAACGCGTTCAATCCATACTGTCAGGCACCCGCCAAGCGCGGCTTTCCAGTACCTTGTTTGAAATATCGGAGAATAAAAAAATAAATAGAAATTAAATAAAAAGCAGAAAAAAATAATTAGAAAAAAAAGATCGGGGCGTGTTTTTCATGGGGGGAGAAGAGTGTAAGGCTGGCTTGTAAAGGTAAACTCAAATGGGTGGAAAACGCTTTTAATTGATTGAAATAAAAGAAATTGAAACTATTGTTTGAATTTTCCGTGGCTTGCGATTAAGTAGGATTTTGAGATGAAAAGGCGCACGGCATGGCCATCGGATGGACAGCATTTGATTTGAATCCAGCTTTGTTTAAAAATTAAAGAAACAAGATGCTTGAAAAGCGGATTCAGCGTGTACGATTATTGGGTTGCTGCGCAGCGCAGAGCGTCCGCTGTCGCGTTCCACGGCGCAGAGTCCTGGTTTTTTGGAGACGAAGCTATGACATCGAGTTCTTCCAGTGCGTTTACGGGCGCGGCCCGCGGCTTGCGCCGGGTGGCCGTTTGCGGTGCCGGCGTCATGGGGGCGCAGATTGCCGCCCATTGCGTGAATGCAGGCATACCGGTGGTACTTTTCGATCTGCCCGCCCGTGAGGGGCCCAAGAACGGCGTGGTCACGCGTGCCATCGCCCATTTGCGCAAGATGAATCCGTCACCTTTGGGCGCGCCGGAGCTGGCTGATCTGATCGAACCGGCCAACTACGAGGACGACCTGGAGCGGCTGGGTGATTGCGACCTGGTCATCGAGGCCATTGCCGAGCGCCTGGACTGGAAACAGGATCTGTACCGCAAGATTGCTCCTGCGCTGCATCCGCAGGCCATCATTGCCAGCAATACGTCCGGGCTGTCCATTACGTCTTTGGCCGATGTGTTGCCCGAAGACTTGAGGCATCGTTTCTGCGGCGTGCACTTTTTCAATCCGCCGCGCTATATGAACCTGGTCGAGCTGATCGCCACCCGCTACACCCGGCCCGAACTGCTGGATACGTTGGAAACCTTTTTGGTGTCGCAACTGGGCAAGGGTGTGGTGCGCGCCAAGGATACGCCTAACTTTATCGGCAACCGCATCGGTGTGTTCGGTATATTGTCTGTGTTTGAACAGGCGCGCCGCTTCGGGCTGAGCTACGAGCAGGTGGACGAGCTGACCGGCACGCGACTGGGTCGCGCCAAGTCCGGCACGTACCGCACGGCCGATGTGGTGGGTCTGGATACCCTGGCCCATGTCATCCGCACCATGCAGGACCAATTGCCCGACGATAGTTTTCATGATTATTTCGGCTTGCCGCCCGAAGTCCAGGGCTTGATCGATGCCGGTGCCTTGGGCCAGAAGTCGGGGGCAGGTTTTTTCCGCAAGAAGGGCCGCGACATTCAGCGTTTCGACGTCCGGCAGCGCGATTATGTGGCGGCCGACCAGGCGATAGATCCTGACGTCGCCGCCATCCTGGCGCAGCGCGATCCGACCGAGCGTCTGCGCCTGCTGCGCGAGTCCTCGCATCCGCAGGCCCAATTTGTCTGGGCGGTGCTGCGTGACACCTTCCATTACAGCGCGGTGCATCTGCAGGACATTGCCGATAATGCCCGCCAGCTGGATCTGGCCCTGAAATGGGGCTTTGGCCACAAACAGGGGCCTTTCGAGATCTGGCAGTCGGCAGGCTGGCGTCAGGTAGCTCAGTGGATTGCCCAGGACATCGAGGATGGCAAGGCCTTGAGCCGTCAGCCCTTGCCCGATTGGGCAACGCGCGGCCCGGTCTGGGAGGCGCAGGGCGTGCATACCGCGGCCGGTTCATGGAATCCGGCGCAAAGCCGTTTTGAAGGCCGCAGCCTGTTGTCGGTGTATGAACGTCAGATCGGCGCGCCGCTCTTGGTGGGCGAAGTGGATACGCTGGAGACACGCACCGTGTTCGAGGACGAGTCCGTGCGTTGCTGGACCTTGCCCGCGCCCCATCCGCAGGATGTGCTGATTGTGTCGTTCAAGACCAAGATGCATACCTTGAGCCCGGGCGTGGTGCGCGGTCTGGTCAAGGCGGTGGAGCTGGCGCAGGCGTCTTTTCAGGCTCTGGTCATTGCCCAGTCCGGCGAGCCTTTTTCGGCCGGCGCGGATTTGAAAGCCATATTGCCGCTGTTCGAGCAGCGCGGTGTGGCGGCGGTTGAACCCATAGAACGCGAGATGCAGGACATGGTGCTGCGCCTGCGCTACGCCCAGGTGCCGGTGGTCGCGGCGCTGGCCGGGCTGGCCTTGGGAGGCGGTTGTGAGCTGGCCGTCCATTGCGCGCACCGCGTGGCGCATTTTGAAAGTTATATCGGGCTGGTGGAAGTGGGCATAGGTCTGGTTCCGGGGGCCGGCGGGCTGGCCTATTGCGCGCGTCGTGCAGCCGAGTTGCAGGCGCAGGGTGCGCCGGATGCGCCTTTGCTGGCTTATCTGAAGCGTTTTGCCTTGGCGGTGGCGGGTGCCCAGGTGTCGCGTTCCGCTCTGGAGGCGCGCCAGATCGGCTATCTGCGCGAATCCGACACCATCGTCATGAATCGCCACGAACTGCTGTATGTGGCGGTGCGCCAGGCGCAGGCGCTGGCCTGCGCCGGATGGCGCGCGCCCCTGCCGTCCCGCTTTCCGGTGGCCGGGCGCGATGGCATTGCCACGCTCAAGGCGCAGTTGCTGAACATGCAGGTGGGCGGATTTATTTCCGATTACGACTTTCGCGTTGCCGAACAGGTTGCCACCGTGATCTGCGGGGGCGATGTCGATCCGGGTTCGCTGGTCGACGAGGCATGGATGCTGGCCCAGGAGCGGCAGGCCTTTCTGGAGCTGCTCAATTCGCCCAAGACGCAGGAACGGATTACCGGCATGTTGACCACCGGCAAGCCGGTGCGCAATTAAGCCCGATCAAGGAGCTGATATGACAGTGCAACAAGCATATATCGTGGCGGCCAAGCGCACGCCCATC encodes:
- a CDS encoding MlaA family lipoprotein, yielding MTTTANRRSFALPRAARLGLISTTAVLAVGCASVPHPNPNDPWEGMNRGIQTFNDNVDGALIKPIAEGYTALTPKPVRTCVSNIFNNMADAWSAVNSFLQGEHIDFFNTLGRVLFNSTMGLGGCIDVASMNGSRRIENDFGVTLGVWGIKPGPYIVVPFLGPSTVRDAAARGTSFFEGFSSTGPIMAIRDVPVRNSLMGLWAVDARAGLLDAEKLVNDIALDRYSFIRDAYLQRRNSMVQSRRAGDSAEQTLPDYSDADE
- the mlaD gene encoding outer membrane lipid asymmetry maintenance protein MlaD, which gives rise to MNREKTDFWVGLFVFLGLAALAFLALRAGNLSTFSLTQQTYQVSAKFDNIGGLKPRAPIKASGVVVGRVGAISFDNMDFKAVVTLDMNDQYKFPADTSASILTSGLLGEQYIGLTAGGDDKDLQNGGTIAYTQSAVVLEELISKFLYSSAAKEGGQDSKN
- a CDS encoding ABC transporter ATP-binding protein, whose protein sequence is MSALKLDNVSKRFASRPRGLKSLFSSPNPDTGFLAVDQVSLTIEQGEFFGLLGPNGAGKTTLISMLAGLTQPSSGQVSVCGYDVRTQYQQARRSLGVVPQEIVYDPFFTVRETLRLQSGYFGLKKNDDWIDEILANLALTDKADANMRALSGGMKRRVLVAQALVHRPPVIILDEPTAGVDVDLRRTLWEFIIRLNQQGHTILLTTHYLEEAEALCGRLAMLKSGHIVALDTTQAIMERAGGTDLEDAFVRIMHNEGKMGVAL
- a CDS encoding MlaC/ttg2D family ABC transporter substrate-binding protein, which encodes MNLRPAAGGTALQSRMFTWLLAVCAVLALCLHTVAQAQSVDPKAAPNAFVQAVGDKALQVVKDSNAIRNGDRSAIMHAVDQYILPYVNLEKTTRLAAGRYWRQASPEQRQQLTDAFKGTLVRTYSGALSRVDDKTLLNMLPFRGDANADDVVVRSSLTQANGAPVGVDYRLEKTSDGWKIYDLNVEGIWLIQNYRNQFSQQIEQTGIDGLIQALNKQNQ
- a CDS encoding ABC transporter ATP-binding protein; this encodes MAENTDQAVLKLDCASLGYGSFTVLSDISMSVHKGQVVAMMGGSGSGKTTLLRAATGQITAQKGVVMAFGQDMAQLGGEQLRRTRQRMGVLFQQGALFTDLNVFENVAFPLRELTRISEAQIQERVLDKLNAVGLRAAAHLGISEISGGMARRVALARAIVLEPELILYDEPFAGLDPISMGITAQLIRNLTDRLNCASVLITHDVPESFSISDQVYIVGQGRLIAQGAPAQLRESADPYVRQFLHGEPDGPIAFNYPVTPAFEAWLKNRTTHS
- a CDS encoding ABC transporter permease, with translation MGSGFPTLLRKELLRFWKVAFQTIAAPVLTALMYLLIFAHVLEGRVTVYDSVPYTAFLIPGLMMMSMLQNAFANPSSSLIQSRITGNLVFILLPPLSHREIFSAYLLAAIARGLCVGLCVWAISLFFVQLPIANPLWILVFAVMSCGIMGTLGLIAGLWSEKFDQLAAFQNFLIMPATFLSGVFYSIHSLPPFWQTVSHWNPLFYTIDGFRYGFFAASDVSPWFSFAVVAGVFAVLCLISLRLLASGYKLRN
- a CDS encoding 3-hydroxyacyl-CoA dehydrogenase/enoyl-CoA hydratase family protein, which codes for MTSSSSSAFTGAARGLRRVAVCGAGVMGAQIAAHCVNAGIPVVLFDLPAREGPKNGVVTRAIAHLRKMNPSPLGAPELADLIEPANYEDDLERLGDCDLVIEAIAERLDWKQDLYRKIAPALHPQAIIASNTSGLSITSLADVLPEDLRHRFCGVHFFNPPRYMNLVELIATRYTRPELLDTLETFLVSQLGKGVVRAKDTPNFIGNRIGVFGILSVFEQARRFGLSYEQVDELTGTRLGRAKSGTYRTADVVGLDTLAHVIRTMQDQLPDDSFHDYFGLPPEVQGLIDAGALGQKSGAGFFRKKGRDIQRFDVRQRDYVAADQAIDPDVAAILAQRDPTERLRLLRESSHPQAQFVWAVLRDTFHYSAVHLQDIADNARQLDLALKWGFGHKQGPFEIWQSAGWRQVAQWIAQDIEDGKALSRQPLPDWATRGPVWEAQGVHTAAGSWNPAQSRFEGRSLLSVYERQIGAPLLVGEVDTLETRTVFEDESVRCWTLPAPHPQDVLIVSFKTKMHTLSPGVVRGLVKAVELAQASFQALVIAQSGEPFSAGADLKAILPLFEQRGVAAVEPIEREMQDMVLRLRYAQVPVVAALAGLALGGGCELAVHCAHRVAHFESYIGLVEVGIGLVPGAGGLAYCARRAAELQAQGAPDAPLLAYLKRFALAVAGAQVSRSALEARQIGYLRESDTIVMNRHELLYVAVRQAQALACAGWRAPLPSRFPVAGRDGIATLKAQLLNMQVGGFISDYDFRVAEQVATVICGGDVDPGSLVDEAWMLAQERQAFLELLNSPKTQERITGMLTTGKPVRN
- the mlaE gene encoding lipid asymmetry maintenance ABC transporter permease subunit MlaE; this translates as MNLLTRPIASMGAAIRDSIFGLGAFSRLLVNLLARSSLLWQRPRLVSQQIHFIGNYSLLIIAVSGLFVGFVLGLQGYYTLNRYGSEEALGLLVALSLVRELGPVVTALLFAGRAGTSLTAEIGLMKAGEQIAAMEVMAVDPLRRLLVPRLWGGIIAMPILAAVFSMVGILGGYVVGVLMIGIDAGSFWSQMQNGVDVIDDVLNGFIKSVVFGIIVTLIALYMGWNAKPTPEGVSRATTRTVVSGALAVLGTDFLLTALMFS